GATCAAACAGGTGTTTTATACTGGTAACTTCGAACAAGATGTCATAGAGAGAAAGCTTTATCTTGTAAGAAAGCAAGCAGAAGATGAGATTAGAAAATCAACACTTGCTGAGGCGGAGGCATTTTATGTTTGTAGTCTCTCTACGAAGGTGATTATCTATAAAGGGATGTTAACACCAGACCAATTAAGAGATTACTTTTTAGATCTTAAAGATCCTGATTTTAAGAGTGCTATTGCTTTAGTTCATAGTCGTTTCAGTACCAACACTTTCCCAACATGGGATTTGGCTCAACCTTTTCGTATGATGGCTCACAATGGGGAGATCAATACAGTGAAAGGAAATAGATTATGGATGGGAGCTCGAGAAAGTCTTTTTAAATCAGAAGTCTTTGGTGAAGATATCCAGAAGCTTTATCCTGTTATAGAGCAAGGAAAGTCTGATTCTGCTTCTCTTGATAATACATTGGAATTTTTACATATGACTGGGCGCAGTCTGCCTCACTCTATGTGTATGTTAATTCCTGAGTCTTTCAACAAAAAGAATCCTATTCCTGAGAGTTTGAAAGGTTTTTATGAATACCACTCAACGTTGATGGAGCCTTGGGATGGACCCGCTTCGATTGTTTTCTCGGATGGTCGTTATATTGGTGGTACCTTAGATAGAAATGGTCTTCGTCCTTCTCGATATGTGATTACCAAGAACGACATGATTGTGATGGGATCTGAAGTTGGAGTGCAGACATTTGATGCAGAGGAGGTAAAAGAGAAAGGTCGTTTACGTCCTGGAAAACTTCTTCTAGTGGACACAAAATTAGGAATTATTATTCCAGACCATGAAGTGAAAGCCGATCTATCTCGTAGATATCCTTATGTGAATTGGTTGAAAGATAATCGCCTTATGATGGATCAACTAGAGGTAAAGCAACGTGTACCTTCTAGTATGGGAAATGAGTATCCTATCTATTCAAAGACCTTTGGCTACTCAAAAGAGGATTTAACTCAAGTGTTAAAACCAATGGCAGAAACAGGAAAAGAACCTACAGGTTCTATGGGTAATGATGTCCCATTTGCTGTTTTCTCTGATAAACCACAACGTCTATTTTCTTATTTTAGACAGTTGTTTGCTCAGGTAACTAATCCCCCTATCGACCCAATTCGTGAAGGATTAGTGATGTCGCTTACAAATTATATTGGTGCTTTGAGTACCAATATTCTTGATGATACTCCAGATCACTGTAAACTAGTTAAGTTTGATAGTCCGATTATTACCAATACAGACCTTGGTAAGATCAAAGACTTAAAGCATGACTCTTTTACCCATGCCATCATACCTATGGTATTTCCAAAAGCAGAAGGGGTAGAAGGGCTTAGTAAAGCAATCGATTTGATGCTACAAAAGGCTGAAGAGGCTGTCGATAAGAATAAAAACTTTATTATTCTTTCCGATAGACATATTAGCCCAGAGATGGCTCCAATCCCATCTTTGCTTGCCACGTCTGCCGTTCATCACTATTTGATAGAGAAGAAGAAAAGAATGCAAGTTGGATTGATTGTAGAGAGTGCTGAACCACGAGAGGTAATGCATTTTGCACTACTTGTTGGATATGGTGCTAGTGCGATCAACCCATACCTGTCTTTTGCATCTATCAATGAGATGGTGTCATCAGGAGAGCTTAATAAAGATTATGCTGAGGCTAGAAAAAATTATATCAAATCGATTGATGCAGGACTATTAAAAGTTCTTTCAAAGATGGGTATCTCTACTCTTAGGTCTTACCATGGAGCCCAACTGTTTGAAGCAGTAGGTATTTCAGATGAGATCGTGGACAAATATTTTAAAGGAACACCATCTCGTATTGGTGGGGTTTCGTATAGTGAGATATATAAAGAAGCAGTTCATTTTCATGATAATGCTTTTGAAAATACACAAGACTCTTTTAAACCGAAAAGCAGTGGGGTGTTTTCTTATCGTCAAGATGGGGAACATCATGCATGGAATCCCCAAACAATGGGACTCCTTCAGTGGTCTACAAAGGTTAATGACTATACAATGTATAAAAAGTATAGTAAACTAGTAGATGAAGAGAACTCAAAGCCTGCATTCATTAGAGGTTTATTGAAATGGAAAAAGAATCCTATTGATATAAACGAAGTGGAACCGGTAGAAAATATTCTAAAACGTTTTGTGACGGGAGCCATGTCGTATGGTTCTATCTCAAAAGAGGCTCATGAAGCATTGGCTATTGCCATGAATGCAATTGGTGGTAGAAGTAATACCGGTGAAGGTGGGGAAGATCCTGCTCGCTTTGGTAAAAATACTCGTAGTTCTATTAAGCAGATTGCATCGGGACGTTTTGGGGTGACCAATAACTACCTTGTGAATGCCGATGAACTACAAATCAAGGTTGCACAGGGTGCAAAACCAGGAGAAGGAGGTCAGCTTCCTGGCTTTAAAGTGAATAAAATTATTGCCAAAACTCGAAATTCAACTCCAGGAATTACGTTGATCTCTCCTCCTCCCCATCATGATATCTACTCTATTGAGGATCTTTCTCAGTTGATTTATGACCTGAAGTGTGTGAACCCTCAGGCTAAAATATCTGTGAAGCTTGTGTCGGAAGTGGGAGTTGGTACGATTGCTGCTGGGGTATCTAAGGCACATTCCGATCTAATCGTAATTAGTGGTTCGGATGGAGGTACTGGTGCTTCTCCAATGAGTTCTATTAAGCATGCAGGTCTTCCTGTGGAGATGGGAATTGCTGAAACGCAACAGACTTTGGTGATGAATAACCTAAGAGGTCGTGTAAAGCTTCAAGCAGATGGACAGCTTAAGAATGGTACGGATGTCGTAAAGTTAGCCCTTTTAGGAGCTGAAGAGTTTGGTTTCTCTACCTCTGCGCTTATCGTCTTAGGTTGTGTGATGATGCGTAAGTGTCACTTGAACACTTGCCCTGCAGGTATCGCAACACAAAGTGAAGAGTTAAGAAAGAGATTCTTAGGTAAGTCTCAGAATGTCATCAACTTTTTTACTTTTATTGCACAAGAGATTCGTGAGATATTGGCTGAACTAGGATTCAAAACATTTGATGACATTGTAGGTCGTGCAGATCTTCTTGAAGTAAACGATACGGTGAAGAATTGGAAGATGGAT
The Prolixibacteraceae bacterium DNA segment above includes these coding regions:
- the gltB gene encoding glutamate synthase large subunit, whose protein sequence is MQRRFPKAQGLYDSVHEHDACGIGFVAHIKGQPSHDIVKRGLVVLRNMDHRGATSSDNQTGDGAGILLQVPHSYYISKGLLTSQNVGTYGTGLIFLPNNEEEATLCCDVMDRYAKAEGLSLLSWRNVPVDSSCVGEIALRTEPQIKQVFYTGNFEQDVIERKLYLVRKQAEDEIRKSTLAEAEAFYVCSLSTKVIIYKGMLTPDQLRDYFLDLKDPDFKSAIALVHSRFSTNTFPTWDLAQPFRMMAHNGEINTVKGNRLWMGARESLFKSEVFGEDIQKLYPVIEQGKSDSASLDNTLEFLHMTGRSLPHSMCMLIPESFNKKNPIPESLKGFYEYHSTLMEPWDGPASIVFSDGRYIGGTLDRNGLRPSRYVITKNDMIVMGSEVGVQTFDAEEVKEKGRLRPGKLLLVDTKLGIIIPDHEVKADLSRRYPYVNWLKDNRLMMDQLEVKQRVPSSMGNEYPIYSKTFGYSKEDLTQVLKPMAETGKEPTGSMGNDVPFAVFSDKPQRLFSYFRQLFAQVTNPPIDPIREGLVMSLTNYIGALSTNILDDTPDHCKLVKFDSPIITNTDLGKIKDLKHDSFTHAIIPMVFPKAEGVEGLSKAIDLMLQKAEEAVDKNKNFIILSDRHISPEMAPIPSLLATSAVHHYLIEKKKRMQVGLIVESAEPREVMHFALLVGYGASAINPYLSFASINEMVSSGELNKDYAEARKNYIKSIDAGLLKVLSKMGISTLRSYHGAQLFEAVGISDEIVDKYFKGTPSRIGGVSYSEIYKEAVHFHDNAFENTQDSFKPKSSGVFSYRQDGEHHAWNPQTMGLLQWSTKVNDYTMYKKYSKLVDEENSKPAFIRGLLKWKKNPIDINEVEPVENILKRFVTGAMSYGSISKEAHEALAIAMNAIGGRSNTGEGGEDPARFGKNTRSSIKQIASGRFGVTNNYLVNADELQIKVAQGAKPGEGGQLPGFKVNKIIAKTRNSTPGITLISPPPHHDIYSIEDLSQLIYDLKCVNPQAKISVKLVSEVGVGTIAAGVSKAHSDLIVISGSDGGTGASPMSSIKHAGLPVEMGIAETQQTLVMNNLRGRVKLQADGQLKNGTDVVKLALLGAEEFGFSTSALIVLGCVMMRKCHLNTCPAGIATQSEELRKRFLGKSQNVINFFTFIAQEIREILAELGFKTFDDIVGRADLLEVNDTVKNWKMDGIDLSKLIHVPAESQEFDIHNTHMMDRDYSQLIDTHMLKNAGNAIKNKHNVWFDLPIKNTDRTVGALISGEVSKKYGEEGLPDNTIHSIFHGSAGQSFGAFLAKGITFRLQGDSNDYLGKGLSGGRIIVVPPSASTFVPENNIIVGNTTLYGATSGEVYIKGVAGERFAVRNSGATAVVEGSGDHCCEYMTGGRVVVLGETGKNFGAGMSGGIAYVYDVNGDFEYFCNKGLVELSSLDDRTDINELQEMISNHMTHTHSALAAKILSNWDEHLPKFVKVIPLEYKKVLNEMKLAELNRKLQLTEDDPSRHE